The following are encoded together in the Naumannella cuiyingiana genome:
- a CDS encoding oxygenase MpaB family protein, translated as MPPIPRPAIPRGEIAAFARGSVRRARVATADAIRDRIAGADRRERAREIWATPGPRRFAPEDPIWRVHNDPAMFTGGLAALLLQSLHPLAMAGVAGHSGYRGDPWGRLQRTSDYIAATTYGTVEEADRAIGRVRAIHDRVRGRDPRGIAYRASDPHLLAWVHAAEATAFLAAYQTFGPAPLTPADADRYVAQLGGIAARLGVIDPPGDTRSLHAVIEAYRPELQVTPAARDTAAFLLREPPLPAAARPVYAGLAAGAVALLPGWARRELGLRPSRGGRLAGSGATRLTRWALTGAPPHR; from the coding sequence ATGCCACCGATCCCCCGGCCAGCGATCCCCCGCGGCGAGATCGCCGCGTTCGCCCGCGGCAGCGTCCGGAGGGCGCGGGTGGCCACGGCCGACGCCATCCGGGACCGGATCGCCGGTGCGGATCGGCGCGAGCGGGCCCGGGAGATCTGGGCCACGCCGGGCCCGCGTCGGTTCGCCCCCGAGGATCCGATCTGGCGCGTGCACAACGATCCGGCGATGTTCACGGGTGGCCTGGCCGCGCTGCTGCTGCAGTCGCTGCACCCGCTGGCGATGGCCGGCGTGGCGGGGCACAGCGGCTACCGGGGCGATCCGTGGGGCCGGCTGCAGCGCACCAGCGACTACATCGCCGCAACCACCTACGGCACCGTCGAGGAGGCCGACCGGGCGATCGGCCGCGTGCGGGCCATCCATGATCGGGTACGCGGCCGCGACCCGCGCGGGATCGCCTACCGGGCCAGCGATCCGCACCTGCTGGCCTGGGTGCATGCCGCCGAGGCGACGGCCTTCCTCGCGGCCTACCAGACGTTCGGGCCCGCGCCGCTGACGCCGGCCGACGCGGACCGCTATGTCGCCCAGCTCGGCGGGATCGCCGCCCGGCTCGGGGTGATCGACCCGCCGGGCGACACCCGGTCGCTGCACGCGGTGATCGAGGCGTACCGCCCGGAGCTGCAGGTCACGCCGGCGGCGCGCGACACCGCGGCCTTCCTGCTCCGCGAGCCGCCGCTGCCGGCCGCGGCCCGGCCCGTCTACGCCGGGCTGGCGGCGGGCGCGGTCGCGCTGCTGCCCGGCTGGGCGCGGCGCGAGCTGGGGCTGCGGCCCTCGCGCGGCGGGCGGTTGGCCGGGTCGGGCGCGACCCGGCTCACCCGGTGGGCGCTCACGGGCGCGCCCCCGCACCGATGA
- a CDS encoding lamin tail domain-containing protein: MPLPRLARILAPAMICALLSACALLGSAAPAHAASPLRFGSFVADPSGPDHNTNRQLVRETIELRNTGSKSINLTGYRIKDKQNHVYAFPRGFTLKPRTSVIVHTGKGRNGSRDLYWGKTSYVWNNTGDTAYLLAPGGSRVVTSCAYQKNATGTKRC; encoded by the coding sequence ATGCCCCTGCCTCGCCTCGCCCGCATCCTCGCCCCCGCCATGATCTGTGCCCTGCTGTCAGCCTGCGCCCTGCTCGGCTCCGCCGCGCCGGCCCACGCCGCCTCGCCGCTGCGGTTCGGCAGCTTCGTCGCCGACCCCTCCGGCCCCGACCACAACACCAACCGGCAACTGGTCCGCGAGACCATCGAGCTGCGCAACACCGGCTCGAAGTCGATCAACCTCACCGGCTACCGGATCAAGGACAAGCAGAACCACGTGTACGCCTTCCCGCGGGGCTTCACGCTGAAGCCGCGGACGTCCGTGATCGTGCACACCGGGAAGGGCCGCAACGGATCGCGCGATCTCTACTGGGGCAAGACCAGCTACGTCTGGAACAACACCGGGGACACGGCCTACCTGCTCGCCCCGGGTGGCAGCAGGGTCGTCACCAGTTGCGCATACCAGAAGAACGCGACCGGCACGAAGCGCTGTTGA
- a CDS encoding bifunctional metallophosphatase/5'-nucleotidase — MHKSGWLRIAASVCAVGLIGGAGASVAQAAPSETPNPQERAAAADCAAPAQLTLLNFNDFHGRIASSRPDTVQFFGTIEELRAEAGEENTIVAAAGDSIGGSLFASASQRDQPTIDAFNAAGVDTAAVGNHEFDKGFDDLTGRVIPAADFSYLGANVYDKGTENPALEEYEIFERAGLRVAVIGAVTQETPDIVVKEGVADLDFGDPVAAVNRVADKLTDGDDANGEADVIVAEIHEGGPDGGGSLAENEQARPAFASLVQDLSPKVQAVFTAHTHQAYVFDGPVPGTDQTRPVTQAGSYAGLVTRVQLNVDPATGETCTYTAENLELTDTPVDDLVAEYPRVAQVQQIVTDALAEAAEIGEEPIGKAAGALARPGRYDPAEGRYIDDRSGESTITNAVANMFSDELSERTGQTVIGVQNPGGTRADLCAPSGDQNNPCADEAFTITYGQAASILPFANTLMTTTLTGEQFKTMLEQQWSVDEDGNVTGSFLRLGLSDGVSYTYDESRELGDRITSITIDGKPIDPAGEYVVGSGNFLLGGGDNFHVFTETTPVDSGLVDLDAWVSWLRGTEDDPIAPSFVKRGLAVTPTPTELKVGEPTTIKVDQLDFTGGFPVQNTELIATIGDVEVGRAAVADGSVAALTLNLPASVPNGEQQLVLTAPDSGTTVSIPVTVSGGSAVTPTGEPSPTGEPTASPSPTATPGPTGTASPNPGPGDGDGSGPRPPLADTGGPAGLIALIGLGAATAGIAMASRRRG, encoded by the coding sequence ATGCACAAGTCCGGTTGGCTGCGGATTGCGGCCTCCGTCTGCGCCGTCGGCCTGATCGGCGGCGCCGGCGCCTCGGTGGCGCAGGCCGCCCCGTCCGAGACGCCGAACCCGCAGGAGCGGGCGGCGGCCGCCGACTGCGCCGCTCCGGCCCAGCTCACCTTGCTGAACTTCAACGACTTCCACGGCCGCATCGCGTCGAGCCGCCCGGACACCGTGCAGTTCTTCGGCACCATCGAGGAGCTGCGCGCCGAGGCCGGCGAGGAGAACACGATCGTCGCCGCCGCCGGCGACTCGATCGGCGGGTCGCTGTTCGCATCCGCCTCCCAGCGTGACCAGCCGACGATCGACGCCTTCAACGCCGCCGGCGTGGACACCGCGGCCGTGGGCAACCACGAGTTCGACAAGGGCTTCGACGATCTGACCGGACGGGTCATCCCGGCGGCCGACTTCAGCTATCTCGGCGCCAATGTCTACGACAAGGGCACCGAGAACCCGGCGCTGGAGGAGTACGAGATCTTCGAGCGCGCGGGCCTGCGCGTCGCCGTGATCGGCGCCGTCACCCAGGAGACGCCCGACATCGTGGTCAAGGAGGGCGTCGCCGATCTCGACTTCGGCGATCCCGTCGCCGCCGTGAATCGGGTCGCCGACAAGCTCACCGATGGCGACGACGCCAACGGCGAGGCCGATGTGATCGTCGCCGAGATCCACGAGGGCGGCCCGGACGGCGGCGGTTCGCTGGCCGAGAACGAGCAGGCCCGCCCGGCCTTCGCCTCGCTCGTGCAGGACCTGAGCCCCAAGGTGCAGGCGGTCTTCACCGCGCACACCCACCAGGCCTACGTCTTCGACGGGCCGGTGCCGGGCACCGACCAGACCCGTCCCGTGACCCAGGCCGGCAGCTACGCGGGCCTGGTCACCCGGGTCCAGCTCAATGTGGACCCCGCCACCGGCGAGACCTGCACCTACACCGCGGAGAACCTCGAGCTGACCGACACCCCGGTCGATGACCTGGTGGCCGAGTACCCGCGCGTGGCGCAGGTGCAGCAGATCGTCACCGATGCCCTCGCCGAGGCGGCCGAGATCGGCGAGGAGCCGATCGGCAAGGCCGCGGGCGCGCTGGCCAGGCCGGGTCGCTACGACCCCGCCGAGGGCCGCTACATCGACGACCGCAGCGGTGAGTCGACGATCACCAATGCCGTGGCGAACATGTTCAGCGACGAGTTGAGCGAGCGTACCGGCCAGACCGTGATCGGCGTCCAGAACCCGGGCGGTACGCGTGCCGATCTGTGCGCCCCGTCGGGTGATCAGAACAACCCGTGCGCCGACGAGGCGTTCACGATCACCTACGGGCAGGCGGCCTCGATCCTGCCGTTCGCGAACACGCTGATGACCACGACGCTGACCGGCGAGCAGTTCAAGACGATGCTGGAGCAGCAGTGGTCGGTCGACGAGGACGGCAACGTGACGGGATCGTTCCTGCGCCTCGGCCTGTCGGACGGTGTCTCCTACACCTACGACGAATCGCGCGAGTTGGGCGACCGGATCACCTCGATCACCATCGACGGCAAGCCGATCGACCCGGCTGGTGAATATGTCGTGGGTTCGGGCAACTTCCTGCTCGGCGGCGGCGACAACTTCCATGTCTTCACCGAGACCACGCCGGTCGACTCCGGCCTGGTTGATCTTGATGCGTGGGTCTCTTGGCTGCGCGGAACCGAGGACGATCCGATCGCCCCGTCCTTCGTCAAGCGCGGTCTGGCGGTCACCCCGACCCCGACCGAGCTGAAGGTCGGCGAGCCCACGACGATCAAGGTCGATCAGCTCGACTTCACCGGCGGCTTCCCGGTGCAGAACACCGAGCTGATCGCCACGATCGGCGATGTCGAGGTCGGCAGGGCCGCCGTGGCCGACGGTTCGGTCGCCGCCCTGACCCTGAACCTGCCCGCGTCGGTGCCGAACGGCGAGCAGCAGCTCGTGCTCACCGCGCCGGACTCCGGCACCACCGTGTCGATCCCCGTCACCGTGAGCGGCGGTTCGGCCGTGACGCCCACCGGCGAGCCCAGCCCGACCGGCGAGCCGACCGCGTCGCCCAGCCCCACCGCTACGCCCGGCCCGACCGGCACCGCCTCGCCGAACCCCGGCCCGGGTGACGGCGACGGCTCGGGCCCGCGCCCGCCGCTGGCCGACACCGGTGGCCCCGCGGGCCTGATCGCCCTGATCGGCCTCGGTGCCGCCACCGCCGGCATCGCCATGGCATCGCGCCGCCGCGGCTGA
- a CDS encoding dihydrolipoamide acetyltransferase family protein has product MKEFKLPDPGEGLVEAEIISWHVAEGDEVKINDILVEVETSKSIVELPSPFAGTVAKLLVDEGQMVDVGTPIIAIDDGTGDDGSGDADRPGEPSAAAPSEPAPSADEAAERTPNLVGYGAIAGSTRRRARRAATPVAEESAAETHEQLSAAFDTSVPVSRRADERDPIKGVPAEPSGEPLPPPKEPPSLAGATGNGQRPKAKPPVRKLAKDRGVDLAQVPATGPGGVITRDDVLAFAGGADQGAAAQPAAIAPQPAGLEARRVPIKGVRKATATAMVSSAFTAPHVTEWVEVDVTASVEFLERLRQRREFREVKVSPTLLAAKAVCLAAARTPEVNSSWDEAAQEIIFHGDVNLGIAAATPRGLIVPNIKGAQRLGLLGLAEALGELIGTARAGRTQPAQMSGGTITITNIGVFGIDGGTPILNPGEAAILAMGAIARRPWVVGSGADERIEPRSVMTLALSFDHRLVDGEQGSTFLADVAALLSDPATALLY; this is encoded by the coding sequence ATGAAGGAGTTCAAGCTGCCCGACCCGGGCGAGGGCCTGGTCGAGGCGGAGATCATCAGTTGGCACGTCGCCGAGGGTGACGAGGTCAAGATCAACGACATCCTGGTCGAGGTGGAGACCTCGAAGTCGATCGTCGAGCTGCCCAGCCCGTTCGCGGGCACGGTCGCGAAGCTGCTCGTCGACGAGGGCCAGATGGTCGACGTCGGTACGCCGATCATCGCGATTGACGACGGCACCGGCGACGACGGCTCCGGCGACGCCGATCGGCCGGGCGAGCCCAGCGCCGCGGCGCCGAGCGAGCCCGCGCCGAGCGCCGACGAGGCCGCCGAACGCACCCCCAACCTGGTCGGCTACGGCGCCATTGCCGGGTCGACCCGGCGGCGGGCGCGCCGGGCCGCCACCCCGGTGGCCGAGGAGTCCGCAGCCGAGACCCACGAGCAGCTCAGCGCGGCATTCGACACGTCCGTGCCGGTGTCGCGGCGTGCCGACGAGCGCGATCCGATCAAGGGCGTACCGGCCGAACCGTCCGGTGAGCCGCTGCCCCCACCGAAGGAGCCGCCGTCGCTCGCCGGCGCCACCGGGAACGGGCAGCGGCCCAAGGCCAAGCCGCCGGTGCGCAAGCTTGCCAAGGACCGCGGCGTTGATCTTGCCCAGGTCCCCGCGACCGGGCCCGGCGGGGTGATCACCCGCGATGACGTGCTCGCGTTCGCCGGGGGAGCCGATCAGGGTGCTGCGGCGCAGCCCGCCGCGATCGCCCCGCAGCCGGCCGGGCTGGAGGCGCGTCGCGTACCGATCAAGGGAGTCCGCAAGGCCACCGCCACCGCCATGGTCAGCTCGGCATTCACCGCGCCGCATGTCACCGAGTGGGTCGAGGTCGACGTGACCGCGAGCGTGGAGTTCCTGGAGCGGCTGCGGCAGCGTCGGGAGTTCCGCGAGGTGAAGGTGTCGCCGACCCTGCTCGCCGCGAAGGCGGTCTGTCTGGCGGCCGCGCGTACCCCGGAGGTCAACTCCAGTTGGGACGAGGCGGCGCAGGAGATCATCTTCCACGGCGACGTGAACCTCGGCATCGCCGCTGCGACCCCGCGCGGACTGATCGTGCCGAACATCAAGGGCGCCCAGCGGCTCGGGCTGCTCGGCCTGGCCGAGGCGCTCGGCGAGTTGATCGGCACGGCCCGCGCCGGGCGTACCCAACCGGCGCAGATGTCCGGCGGGACGATCACGATCACCAATATCGGTGTGTTCGGCATCGACGGCGGTACGCCGATCCTGAACCCCGGCGAGGCCGCGATCCTCGCCATGGGCGCGATCGCGCGTCGCCCGTGGGTCGTCGGCTCGGGTGCCGACGAGCGGATCGAGCCACGGTCGGTGATGACCCTCGCGCTGAGCTTCGATCATCGGCTGGTCGACGGCGAACAGGGGTCGACCTTCCTCGCCGATGTCGCCGCGCTGCTGTCCGACCCCGCGACCGCGCTGTTGTACTAG
- a CDS encoding alpha-ketoacid dehydrogenase subunit beta — MTKLTMAKALNAGLRRALEADPKVVLAGEDIGRLGGVFRVTEGLQKDFGEDRVIDSPLAESGIVGTAVGMALRGYRPVVEIQFDGFVFPAYDQIVTQVAKFRHRSGGRVPMPIVIRIPFGGGIGAVEHHSESPEAYFSHTPGLKVVACANPSDAYWMLQQSIASDDPVIFFEPKRRYHEKGEVDEAGTPDPLHSARVVRDGTDVTLLTYGPMVKTCLDAAAAAQEEGRSVGVVDLRTLSPLDLPTIFDAVRRSGRVVTVHEAQLTLGLGAELAARISEECFYELEAPVLRVAGYDTPYPPSRVEHEYLPDLDRVLDMVDRSLAY, encoded by the coding sequence ATGACGAAGTTGACCATGGCCAAGGCGCTCAATGCGGGGCTTCGCCGCGCCCTGGAGGCCGACCCGAAGGTGGTGCTCGCGGGCGAGGACATCGGCCGGCTCGGTGGTGTCTTCCGCGTCACCGAGGGTCTGCAGAAGGACTTCGGCGAGGATCGGGTGATCGATTCCCCGCTCGCCGAGTCCGGGATCGTCGGCACGGCGGTCGGGATGGCGCTGCGCGGCTACCGACCGGTGGTGGAGATCCAGTTCGACGGGTTCGTCTTCCCCGCCTACGACCAGATCGTCACCCAGGTGGCGAAGTTCCGGCACCGCTCCGGCGGGCGGGTACCGATGCCGATCGTGATCAGGATCCCGTTCGGCGGGGGTATCGGCGCGGTCGAGCACCACAGCGAGTCGCCCGAGGCGTACTTCTCCCACACCCCGGGGCTGAAGGTGGTGGCCTGCGCCAATCCCTCGGATGCCTACTGGATGCTGCAGCAGTCGATCGCCTCCGACGACCCGGTGATCTTCTTCGAGCCGAAGCGGCGCTATCACGAGAAGGGCGAGGTCGACGAGGCCGGCACCCCGGACCCGTTGCACAGCGCCCGGGTGGTGCGCGACGGCACCGACGTGACGTTGCTGACCTACGGGCCGATGGTGAAGACGTGCCTGGATGCCGCCGCCGCGGCCCAGGAGGAGGGGCGCAGCGTCGGTGTTGTCGATCTTCGCACGCTGAGCCCGCTGGACCTGCCGACGATCTTCGACGCGGTACGCCGCAGCGGTCGCGTCGTCACGGTGCACGAGGCCCAGTTGACGCTCGGTCTCGGCGCGGAGCTGGCGGCCCGGATCAGCGAGGAATGCTTCTACGAGCTGGAGGCGCCGGTGCTGCGGGTCGCCGGCTACGACACCCCCTACCCGCCGAGCCGGGTCGAGCACGAGTATCTTCCCGATCTTGATCGGGTGCTCGACATGGTCGACCGGTCGCTGGCGTACTGA